In a single window of the uncultured Dysgonomonas sp. genome:
- the yidD gene encoding membrane protein insertion efficiency factor YidD: MKKMLSWILLFPVYFYKYSISPMLPPSCRYTPTCSEYAIQAIKKYGPLKGFWLAVKRIARCNPWGGHGYDPVP; the protein is encoded by the coding sequence ATGAAAAAAATGCTATCATGGATTCTCCTGTTTCCGGTCTATTTCTACAAATACAGCATATCCCCGATGCTTCCACCGTCGTGCCGTTATACGCCTACCTGCTCAGAGTATGCTATACAGGCTATAAAGAAATACGGGCCCCTCAAAGGGTTTTGGTTGGCTGTAAAGCGAATTGCACGATGCAATCCCTGGGGTGGTCATGGTTATGACCCTGTACCCTAA
- a CDS encoding DUF2147 domain-containing protein — MKLKFILLAGLFISILSANAQSVTGKWKTFDDETKEAKSIVEITERDGKIYGKVIEILNPAKKNIKCTNCSGTDKDKPVLGLEILKGLSKDGKEYSDGKILDPSNGKLYKCIVSLDGNDKLKVRGYVGISAFGRTQNWVRVK, encoded by the coding sequence ATGAAATTGAAATTTATATTATTAGCCGGGCTATTTATCTCCATACTATCAGCCAACGCACAAAGTGTTACAGGCAAATGGAAAACATTCGATGACGAAACCAAAGAAGCAAAATCGATAGTTGAAATAACTGAGCGGGACGGTAAAATATACGGTAAAGTAATTGAAATACTCAACCCTGCAAAGAAGAATATAAAATGTACAAACTGCTCCGGAACCGATAAGGATAAGCCCGTTTTAGGTCTGGAAATCCTGAAAGGTTTATCGAAAGACGGAAAGGAATACAGTGATGGAAAGATTCTTGATCCGTCGAATGGAAAGCTTTATAAATGTATTGTCTCTCTTGATGGAAACGATAAGCTAAAAGTTCGTGGCTATGTGGGTATTTCGGCTTTCGGACGTACACAAAACTGGGTAAGGGTAAAGTAG
- the rnpA gene encoding ribonuclease P protein component, producing MNTEVSPKKNTLAKEERLCSTKSIDKLFSSGESFVAYPLRVVYLIEDDTESEKQIASILVSVSKKKFKRAVKRNRVKRLVKEAFRLNKGAYQDLLRSGDKRMDIAFLYLKNELPVYTEIEKAILKTITVLSERLKGGKQ from the coding sequence ATGAATACGGAAGTCTCTCCTAAGAAGAATACTTTGGCTAAAGAAGAAAGATTGTGCAGTACAAAATCCATAGACAAGCTTTTTTCTTCGGGAGAGTCGTTTGTTGCTTATCCTCTGCGGGTAGTGTATCTGATAGAAGATGATACAGAAAGTGAAAAGCAAATTGCTTCTATTCTGGTCAGTGTATCTAAGAAGAAATTTAAAAGAGCTGTAAAACGTAATCGGGTAAAACGTTTGGTGAAAGAGGCTTTCAGATTGAATAAAGGAGCATATCAGGATTTATTACGCTCTGGAGATAAGCGGATGGACATTGCCTTTCTATATCTTAAAAATGAACTGCCTGTGTATACTGAAATAGAGAAAGCGATATTGAAGACAATAACTGTATTATCTGAAAGGTTGAAAGGAGGTAAGCAATGA